From a single Bemisia tabaci chromosome 10, PGI_BMITA_v3 genomic region:
- the alpha-Man-IIa gene encoding alpha-mannosidase 2 isoform X2 has translation MNDEANSHYYSTLQQLTHGHQWLHDNLNYTSKTSWQIDPFGHSPTQPFLLKKMFLEGVLIQRTHYIVKKYLAKYKSLEFRWTQAWDNTETTGLLTHMMPFYSYDVPHTCGPDPKVCCQFDFRRLPGLGVYCPWNIQPQAINDNNLAYRSELLLDQYRKKAELYSTRVVLAPLGDDFRYDTSKEWDVQYTNYQKMFDYLNSNPSLNVEIQFGTLLDYFDAIRQEKATSSFPSLSGDFFTYADRDDHYWSGYYTSRPFYKRMERELVTYLRSADMIFTLAWKMFSKSAPEKTDWLLQSGLKMMEQLSQARSSLSLFQHHDGITGTAKDYVVIDYADKMVRAMNMCKNVIQKSAYLLLTNEKVSTDHLLNSETIFFNLDDSRKTSSSLSDRFVIYLSRDNNIQRIVLFNSLSRRRKELISLRVSSPVIKIVDSVGTEVNYQINLICRSGILLAQCYEVFFVAEIDALELKTYLVMTAEIQNAKKARLKVYNKNTDIEKVIHFMNLVDEHDTGKEFLIQNDNIAVAFSSDGFLKAITLKNKKITMPIHLNFIKYRARLGQERSGAYLFLPDGEASTVMVHRPVIIVVEGPVLSQVHLYLEQRMVHTIEIYHFLGPDEMFIGIQNIIDLKASNSEYAMLISTNIQNDDTYYTDLNGLQMVKRQRFQKLPLQANYYPMASAAYIEDNRLRLTLLSAQPLGAASLKEGQLEVMQDRRLMQDDNLGLGQGVTDNVPTISLYRLLVEQIDLACHRRPAESHGALSLAAYAALTSLLYPATKLIWNSNSAVAISQQISLADHPFQPDLHIVSLVTIKNDGAPQAGLVMHRTHFDSCVTPTAPLTDGLVNFSHIIPIRDSRAAQETTLDFIHRKKSVSKSEYSSWPVCIMDMVAFLFAT, from the exons AACCAGTTGGCAAATTGATCCGTTTGGTCATAGTCCTACCCAGCCATTTTTGTTGAAGAAAATGTTCCTTGAAGGTGTCCTCATTCAAAGAACTCACTATATTGTCAAAAAATATCTTGCCAAGTACAAATCCCTGGAATTTCGTTGGACCCAAGCATGGG ACAATACAGAGACAACTGGTCTCCTTACTCATATGATGCCATTTTACAGTTATGATGTACCTCACACTTGCGGACCAGATCCCAAAGTATGTTGTCAGTTTGATTTTCGACGACTCCCAGGTCTAGGAGTTTACTGCCCATGGAATATCCAGCCGCAGGCAATAAACGACAACAATCTTGCTTACAG GTCTGAGTTGCTACTAGATCAATATCGAAAAAAAGCAGAATTGTATTCTACAAGGGTTGTGCTCGCTCCGTTAGGAGACGATTTTCGATATGACACAAGCAAAGAATGGGATGTCCAGTACACCAATTATCAGAAAATGTTTGACTACCTCAATTCAAATCCAAGCCTAAATGTAGAG attcAGTTTGGCACCTTGTTAGATTATTTTGACGCCATCAGGCAGGAGAAAGCCACAAGCAGTTTTCCCAGTCTCTCTGGAGACTTCTTCACGTATGCTGACAGAGATGATCATTATTGGAGCGGTTATTACACATCTCGTCCCTTTTACAAGAGAATGGAACGTGAGCTTGTCACATACCTTAG GTCTGCAGATATGATTTTCACTCTAGCGTGGaagatgttttcaaaatcagcTCCTGAAAAAACTGATTGGCTTCTGCAATCCGGACTGAAGATGATGGAACAGTTGTCTCAGGCACGCAGCAGTTTGAGCCTGTTCCAACACCATGATGGTATCACAGGCACTGCCAAAGATTATGTCGTCATTGACTATGCAGACAA GATGGTTCGAGCCATGAACATGTGTAAGAATGTTATCCAAAAATCAGCGTACTTACTTCTCACGAATGAAAAAGTCTCCACAGACCATTTGCTGAACTCGGAAACGATATTTTTCAACTTGGACGATTCGCGTAAAACCTCATCTAGTCTATCAGATCGTTTCGTTATTTATCTATCAAGAGACAACAATATTCAGCGAATTGTTTTATTCAACTCACTCTCAAGGAGACGAAAAGAGCTTATCTCATTGAGAGTGTCCTCTCCAGTTATAAAA ATTGTTGATTCTGTTGGAACTGAAGTCAACTACCAAATAAACCTTATTTGCCGATCTGGTATTTTACTAGCACAATGCTATGAAGTATTCTTTGTCGCTGAAATCGATGCTTTGGAGCTGAAGACGTATCTTGTAATGACAGCTGAAATTCAGAA TGCCAAGAAAGCGCGTTTGAAGGTCTACAACAAAAACACGGACATCGAAAAAGTGATCCACTTCATGAACTTAGTTGATGAGCATGACACAGGCAAAGAGTTCCTAATCCAAAACGACAACATTGCAGTAGCATTTTCCAGTGATGGATTTTTGAAAGCTATAacactgaaaaacaagaaaatcacCATGCCAATTCATTTGAACTTTATCAA GTACCGTGCAAGACTAGGACAAGAGCGGAGCGGTGCGTATTTGTTTTTGCCTGATGGTGAGGCTTCAACAGTAATGGTCCATCGACCTGTAATAATTGTTGTGGAAGGTCCCGTTCTATCTCAAGTCCATCTATATCTAGAACAACGAATGGTCCACACGATTGAAATTTATCATTTCCTAG GACCTGATGAAATGTTCATTGGCATCCAGAACATCATAGACTTGAAAGCAAGCAACTCAGAGTACGCGATGCTGATATCAACAAATATCCAGAATGATGATACATATTACACGGATCTGAATGGCTTGCAG ATGGTGAAACGGCAACGATTCCAAAAGCTTCCTCTTCAGGCCAACTATTACCCGATGGCAAGTGCTGCTTATATTGAGGACAATCGTTTGAGGTTAACTCTACTGTCAGCTCAACCTTTAGGTGCTGCGTCCTTGAAAGAAGGACAATTGGAG GTTATGCAAGACAGACGTCTTATGCAGGACGATAATCTGGGGCTGGGACAAGGTGTAACTGATAACGTTCCAACTATTAGCTTGTACAGACTGCTTGTTGAACAAATAGATCTCGCGTGTCAT AGGCGGCCAGCAGAAAGCCATGGTGCACTATCACTAGCAGCTTACGCTGCCCTTACCTCATTACTATACCCGGCGACCAAACTAATATGGAATTCAAATTCGGCTGTAGCAATCAGCCAGCAGATCAGCCTAGCGGACCACCCGTTCCAGCCGGATCTGCACATTGTATCTCTAGTCACAATTAAAAATGATGGTGCGCCACAGGCAGGGCTTGTCATGCATCGAACACACTTTGATTCCTGTGTTACTCCAACTGCGCCTCTCACGGACGGATTG GTGAACTTTAGCCATATTATTCCAATCAGAGATTCAAGAGCTGCTCAGGAGACAACGCTTGATTTTATTCACAGGAAGAAATCGGTTTCTAAATCAGAGTACAGTTCCTGGCCTGTCTGCATTATGGATATGGTTGCGTTTTTGTTTGCAACTTAG